From the Myxococcales bacterium genome, one window contains:
- the gltA gene encoding NADPH-dependent glutamate synthase, with the protein MHSPHADQLPAERTCQGDGFRNTRILQRRDLNRSVIEFKLEAPVLAAKAQPGQFVVLRMDEKAERLPLTIVDFNRREGWITVIFQPVGASTRRLAELVTGDLLLDLVGPLGEPSRIANYGTVACIGGGVGVAPIFPVARALKEAGNRVLAIIGARQRDQIILENELREFCDEVIVCTDDGSYGKHGFVTGALADVIARGEPLHRVWAIGPVVMMAAVCKVTEPQHIHTEVSLNSIMLDGSGMCGACRVNVGGAVKFVCVDGPEFDGHLVDFAELLTRQRMYASEENRALWDYMVTEGGKESVEKQKNRIDMPRQDPRVRVTNFEEVALGYTPKLARSEAMRCLQCKAKPCTKGCPVEVPIPEFIKLITQGEYLRAAELIKTVNSLPAVCGRVCPQEVQCEEVCVLARKGQPIAIGRLERFVADYQADRAVYETPAAPAPTGKKVAVIGAGPAGLTVAADLVKLGHAVEVFEAFHSLGGVLVYGIPEFRLPKEIVRREVEFVQRLGAKIHTSYIIGKAATLDELLTEHGFDAAFIGTGAGLPYFLNIPGESLNGIYSANEFLTRVNLMKAYRFPDYDTPVRIADTMAVFGGGNVAMDAARIALRLGAKKVYCIYRRGKEELPARAEEVENAEEEGVDFRLLTSPVRFIDDGKGWLSGVECQTMQLGEPDASGRRRPVAVPGSEHVIPIQIAIIAIGQGPNPLLTRSTPHLATNKWGNIVADPETGATNLPGVFAGGDIVTGAATVILAMGAGKKAARAIDEYLRNRPPKA; encoded by the coding sequence ATGCACTCACCACACGCGGATCAACTCCCCGCCGAGCGCACTTGCCAGGGCGACGGTTTCCGCAATACCCGAATTTTGCAGCGGCGCGACCTGAACCGTTCGGTGATCGAGTTCAAGCTCGAGGCGCCGGTGCTGGCCGCCAAGGCCCAGCCCGGTCAGTTCGTCGTGTTGCGCATGGACGAAAAAGCCGAACGCCTGCCGCTGACCATCGTCGATTTCAACCGCCGCGAAGGCTGGATCACCGTCATTTTCCAGCCGGTCGGCGCCTCGACCCGCCGCCTGGCCGAATTGGTCACCGGCGACCTGCTGCTCGATCTGGTGGGCCCGTTGGGCGAACCGTCGCGCATCGCCAACTACGGCACCGTGGCCTGCATCGGCGGCGGCGTGGGCGTCGCTCCCATCTTTCCGGTCGCGCGGGCCCTCAAGGAGGCCGGCAACCGCGTCCTGGCGATCATCGGCGCCCGCCAGCGCGACCAGATCATTCTGGAGAACGAACTGCGCGAATTCTGCGACGAGGTGATCGTCTGCACGGACGACGGCTCTTACGGCAAGCACGGTTTCGTGACCGGCGCGCTGGCCGACGTGATCGCCCGCGGCGAACCGCTCCACCGCGTCTGGGCGATCGGCCCGGTGGTGATGATGGCCGCCGTCTGCAAGGTCACCGAACCCCAGCACATCCATACCGAGGTCAGCCTCAACTCAATCATGCTCGACGGCTCGGGCATGTGCGGCGCTTGCCGGGTGAACGTGGGCGGCGCGGTCAAATTCGTCTGCGTCGACGGGCCGGAATTCGACGGCCACCTGGTCGACTTCGCGGAATTGCTCACCCGCCAGCGGATGTACGCCTCGGAGGAAAACCGCGCGCTGTGGGATTACATGGTCACCGAGGGCGGCAAGGAATCGGTTGAGAAGCAGAAAAACCGGATCGACATGCCGCGCCAGGATCCGCGGGTGCGCGTCACCAATTTCGAGGAAGTGGCGCTGGGCTACACGCCCAAGCTGGCCCGCTCCGAGGCGATGCGCTGTCTGCAATGCAAGGCCAAGCCTTGCACCAAGGGCTGCCCCGTCGAGGTGCCGATCCCCGAGTTCATCAAGCTGATCACCCAGGGCGAGTACCTGCGGGCCGCCGAACTGATCAAAACCGTCAACAGCCTGCCGGCGGTCTGCGGCCGCGTCTGCCCGCAGGAAGTGCAATGCGAGGAAGTGTGCGTGCTGGCGCGCAAGGGCCAGCCGATCGCCATCGGCCGCCTCGAGCGCTTCGTCGCCGATTACCAGGCCGATCGCGCCGTGTACGAAACGCCCGCCGCGCCGGCCCCCACCGGCAAGAAAGTGGCCGTGATCGGCGCCGGGCCGGCCGGCCTGACCGTCGCCGCCGACCTGGTCAAGCTGGGGCACGCGGTCGAGGTGTTCGAGGCCTTCCATTCGCTCGGCGGCGTGCTGGTGTACGGCATTCCGGAATTCCGCCTGCCCAAGGAAATCGTGCGGCGCGAGGTCGAATTCGTGCAGCGGCTGGGCGCGAAGATCCACACCAGCTACATCATCGGCAAGGCGGCGACGCTCGACGAACTGCTGACCGAGCACGGCTTCGACGCCGCCTTCATCGGCACCGGCGCGGGCCTGCCGTACTTCCTGAACATCCCGGGCGAAAGCCTCAACGGCATCTACTCGGCCAACGAGTTCCTGACCCGCGTCAACCTGATGAAGGCCTACCGCTTCCCCGATTACGACACCCCCGTGCGCATTGCCGACACGATGGCCGTCTTCGGCGGCGGCAACGTGGCGATGGACGCGGCGCGCATCGCCCTGCGGCTGGGCGCGAAGAAGGTGTACTGCATCTACCGCCGCGGCAAGGAAGAACTGCCGGCGCGCGCCGAGGAAGTGGAGAACGCCGAAGAGGAAGGCGTCGATTTCCGCCTGCTCACCAGCCCCGTGCGGTTCATCGACGACGGCAAGGGCTGGCTGTCGGGCGTCGAATGCCAGACCATGCAACTCGGCGAGCCCGACGCTTCAGGCCGCCGCCGCCCGGTTGCCGTGCCCGGGTCGGAACACGTGATCCCCATCCAGATCGCGATCATCGCCATCGGCCAGGGGCCCAACCCGCTGCTCACGCGTTCGACGCCGCATTTGGCGACCAACAAGTGGGGCAACATCGTCGCCGACCCGGAAACCGGCGCGACCAACCTCCCCGGCGTCTTCGCCGGCGGCGACATCGTGACCGGCGCGGCAACGGTGATCCTGGCGATGGGCGCGGGCAAGAAGGCCGCGCGGGCGATCGACGAGTATTTGCGAAACCGACCGCCGAAAGCCTGA
- a CDS encoding response regulator transcription factor yields the protein MSEKNRILIIDDDPDVVFALQALLQNEGYEVISAKTGIEGLQRARLDAPDLILLDLMVESHDTGFTVAKTIKSDPVMREIPIIMVSAVREKTGFGFDQQRDGHWMKTDAFFEKPYNPKVVLAKIQELLTREKTASH from the coding sequence ATGAGCGAAAAAAACAGGATTCTGATTATCGACGATGACCCGGATGTCGTTTTCGCCCTCCAGGCGCTGCTGCAAAACGAGGGTTACGAGGTGATTTCCGCCAAGACGGGAATCGAGGGGCTGCAGCGCGCCCGGCTCGACGCGCCCGATCTGATCCTGCTGGATCTGATGGTCGAGAGCCACGACACCGGTTTTACCGTGGCCAAAACGATCAAAAGCGATCCGGTCATGCGTGAGATTCCGATCATCATGGTTTCGGCGGTCCGCGAAAAAACCGGGTTCGGATTCGATCAGCAACGCGACGGCCACTGGATGAAAACCGACGCCTTTTTCGAAAAGCCTTACAACCCCAAGGTGGTGCTGGCCAAGATTCAGGAATTGTTGACCCGGGAAAAAACCGCTTCCCATTAA
- a CDS encoding HAMP domain-containing histidine kinase: protein MYASTHHLPVEQQLAIAIRLFTRVRWIPPLAILGGGVFFKEVLGLNLSIEALAQIAVWIIAYNVYLMRRQICSTGAAVPDLLRCANLHMFFDYFSITLLVYYTGGVLSPLVWFYSIHIIMSCIFFKRKKVLLWTGILWLALAALFLGEFFGWLPHQCVYGVSFDGLHRRPGFILAVLGGAALLWGSLIWLVTMIVERVRVAEQDERTLQVQYKQALDDLTESEKRRTLYRRVLTHELRSPVAAAQSLVRIMNTGAFGELPERQRGVIERVGNRLDQMELMVRDLLTMERIGREEFKLETVPLAPLLKEIVEMYLPQMEEHRLRQEISIDPQAVALADPEDLRTIFSNLISNAVKYNRDEGLIRIRAEARDGAIHLEIADTGIGIPKGDQKRLFEDFYRATNAKEHTVQGTGLGLSIVKSLVRQNNGLIELESVENQGTTIRLALPRATGSD, encoded by the coding sequence ATGTATGCTTCCACGCACCACCTCCCGGTCGAACAACAACTGGCGATCGCGATTCGTCTGTTCACCCGGGTCCGCTGGATTCCGCCGCTGGCCATCCTCGGCGGGGGCGTTTTCTTCAAGGAAGTCCTGGGTTTAAATCTCTCCATCGAGGCATTGGCGCAGATCGCGGTTTGGATCATCGCCTACAACGTATATTTGATGCGGCGGCAAATCTGCAGTACGGGGGCCGCGGTCCCCGATCTGCTGCGTTGCGCCAACCTTCACATGTTTTTCGATTATTTTTCAATAACCTTGCTCGTTTACTACACCGGCGGCGTTCTATCGCCGCTCGTGTGGTTCTACTCCATCCACATCATTATGTCGTGCATCTTCTTTAAAAGAAAGAAGGTCTTGCTTTGGACCGGCATCTTGTGGCTGGCCCTGGCGGCGTTGTTTCTCGGTGAGTTTTTCGGCTGGCTGCCGCACCAATGTGTGTACGGCGTGTCGTTTGACGGGTTGCACCGGCGGCCGGGATTCATCCTCGCCGTTCTCGGCGGCGCGGCGCTGCTCTGGGGATCTCTGATCTGGCTGGTGACGATGATCGTCGAACGTGTCCGCGTGGCCGAACAGGACGAGCGGACTTTGCAGGTTCAATACAAACAGGCCCTGGACGATCTGACCGAATCCGAAAAAAGGCGGACTCTGTACCGGCGGGTGCTGACCCACGAACTGCGCAGCCCGGTGGCGGCGGCGCAATCGTTGGTCCGCATCATGAATACCGGGGCGTTCGGCGAATTGCCGGAACGGCAGCGCGGGGTGATCGAGCGCGTCGGCAACCGGTTGGATCAAATGGAATTGATGGTGCGCGATCTGCTGACCATGGAGCGGATCGGCCGGGAAGAGTTCAAACTCGAAACCGTGCCGCTGGCGCCGCTCCTGAAGGAAATCGTCGAGATGTATCTGCCGCAGATGGAGGAGCACCGTTTGCGGCAGGAAATCTCGATCGATCCGCAAGCCGTGGCGCTGGCGGATCCGGAGGATCTGCGGACCATTTTCAGCAACCTGATCAGCAACGCGGTCAAGTACAATCGCGACGAGGGTTTGATCCGAATTCGCGCCGAGGCGCGGGACGGCGCGATCCATCTGGAGATCGCGGATACGGGGATCGGCATCCCCAAGGGGGATCAAAAACGCTTGTTCGAGGATTTCTACCGGGCGACCAACGCCAAGGAGCATACGGTGCAAGGCACCGGCCTTGGTTTGTCCATCGTTAAAAGCCTGGTCAGGCAAAACAACGGCCTGATCGAACTGGAAAGTGTGGAAAACCAAGGCACAACCATCCGCCTCGCCCTCCCGCGAGCAACCGGTTCGGACTAG